A portion of the Flavobacterium limnophilum genome contains these proteins:
- a CDS encoding ATP-dependent DNA helicase — protein sequence MESSLFYSLLQKKFPFKPTYKQDIFFQKIAIFLTEKDNNTIFVLKGYAGTGKTTVISTIVNNLLDINKKYVLLAPTGRAAKVIANYSNKPAFTIHKKIYFPKKSSGGGVSFTLQQNKHTNTIFIVDEASMISDTNSDSKLYENGSLLDDLISYVYSGTNCKMILLGDTAQLPPVNLDISPALDIRTLGMNYNKEVEHIELDEVMRQEENSGILYNATELRELLKDSFIDEFKFDLQKFKDIVRLTDGYDIQDAINSSYSNYSIEDTAFIVRSNKRANQYNEQIRTKILDKESELSTGDFLMVVKNNYFWLKDSDEAGFIANGDIIEVLEIFNIKELYGFKFANVKIRMVDYPNQKPFETVLLLDTIKSESPSLTYEESNRLYQEVLKDYEGETKFKQFQKVKANEYFNGLQVKFSYAITCHKSQGGQWNTVFIEQPYLPDGINRDYIRWLYTAMTRAKNKLYLIGFKDESFVE from the coding sequence ATGGAATCCTCCTTGTTTTATAGCCTTTTACAGAAAAAATTCCCTTTTAAACCGACGTATAAACAGGATATATTTTTCCAAAAAATAGCTATTTTCTTGACCGAAAAAGACAACAACACGATTTTTGTCTTGAAAGGATATGCCGGAACGGGAAAAACAACCGTGATTTCGACCATCGTCAATAATTTACTCGACATCAACAAGAAATATGTTTTGCTGGCGCCAACAGGTCGTGCAGCCAAGGTAATTGCCAATTATTCGAACAAACCTGCTTTTACGATTCACAAGAAAATTTATTTTCCCAAGAAATCTTCGGGCGGTGGTGTTTCGTTCACTTTGCAACAAAACAAACACACCAACACGATTTTTATAGTCGATGAAGCTTCAATGATTTCCGACACAAATTCCGATTCCAAGTTGTATGAAAATGGTTCTTTGCTCGATGATTTGATTTCCTATGTCTATTCGGGCACCAATTGCAAGATGATTCTTTTGGGAGACACGGCGCAATTACCGCCAGTAAATTTAGATATAAGTCCAGCTTTGGACATTCGAACTTTGGGAATGAATTACAACAAAGAAGTAGAACACATCGAATTGGACGAAGTAATGCGTCAGGAAGAAAACTCTGGAATCTTGTATAATGCCACGGAACTTCGGGAATTGTTGAAGGATTCCTTCATCGACGAATTCAAATTTGACCTCCAAAAATTCAAGGATATTGTCCGCTTGACGGATGGTTACGACATTCAGGATGCCATCAATTCGTCGTACAGTAATTACAGCATCGAAGACACGGCTTTCATCGTTCGATCTAATAAAAGAGCCAATCAATATAATGAACAAATCCGCACGAAAATTCTCGATAAAGAAAGCGAATTGTCCACAGGAGATTTTTTGATGGTTGTAAAAAATAATTATTTCTGGCTCAAAGATTCCGACGAAGCCGGTTTTATTGCCAATGGCGACATTATCGAAGTATTGGAAATCTTTAATATCAAGGAATTGTACGGTTTCAAGTTTGCCAATGTCAAAATAAGAATGGTCGATTACCCCAATCAAAAACCTTTTGAAACGGTACTATTATTAGATACCATAAAAAGCGAATCACCATCCTTGACTTACGAAGAATCCAATAGATTGTATCAGGAAGTTTTGAAAGATTATGAAGGCGAAACCAAGTTCAAGCAATTCCAAAAAGTGAAAGCCAACGAATATTTCAACGGCCTGCAAGTCAAGTTTTCGTATGCCATTACTTGTCATAAATCGCAAGGAGGGCAGTGGAATACTGTTTTTATAGAACAACCGTATTTGCCCGACGGCATCAACAGGGATTACATTCGCTGGTTGTACACCGCTATGACGAGAGCAAAAAATAAATTATATTTGATAGGTTTTAAGGACGAGAGTTTTGTGGAGTAA
- the ygiD gene encoding 4,5-DOPA dioxygenase extradiol, translating into MNSLNDLHKISSTFPNTEKMPVLFLGHGSPMNAIEENQFVTGFRDLAKTLPQPNAILCISAHWFTNGTKVTAMEMPRTIHDFGGFPQALFDVQYPAKGSPELAVETKELLKPIEVELDEHWGLDHGAWSVIKHLYPEANVPVIQLSIDYTKSPQYHFELAKKLSDLRRKGILIIGSGNIVHNLRLVDFPNFDKDNYGYDWAIEARETVNNYLLDGNFQPLIDYEKQSKALQIAIPTPDHYLPLIYTLGLKDKTEELSLFNDKLVAGSLSMTSVKIM; encoded by the coding sequence ATGAACTCATTGAATGATTTACATAAAATATCCAGCACTTTTCCAAACACCGAAAAAATGCCGGTTTTATTTTTGGGACACGGAAGTCCCATGAATGCCATTGAGGAAAACCAATTCGTGACTGGTTTTCGTGACTTGGCCAAAACCTTGCCGCAACCCAACGCCATTTTATGCATTTCGGCGCATTGGTTTACCAATGGAACCAAGGTCACCGCAATGGAAATGCCACGAACCATTCACGATTTTGGAGGTTTTCCGCAAGCCTTGTTCGATGTGCAATATCCTGCGAAAGGCAGTCCTGAATTAGCAGTGGAAACCAAGGAATTATTAAAACCAATTGAAGTGGAACTGGACGAACATTGGGGTTTGGATCACGGAGCTTGGAGTGTAATTAAACACTTGTATCCCGAAGCGAATGTTCCCGTAATCCAGTTGAGTATTGATTATACCAAATCACCGCAATATCATTTTGAATTGGCCAAGAAATTAAGCGATTTACGCCGAAAAGGAATCCTGATAATTGGCAGCGGCAATATCGTTCATAATTTGCGATTGGTCGATTTTCCTAATTTTGACAAAGACAATTACGGTTACGATTGGGCAATTGAAGCCAGGGAAACGGTAAACAATTATTTATTGGACGGCAATTTTCAACCGCTTATTGATTATGAAAAACAAAGCAAGGCTTTACAAATAGCGATTCCCACGCCAGACCATTATTTGCCCTTGATTTATACATTGGGTTTAAAAGACAAAACCGAAGAATTAAGTTTGTTCAATGACAAATTAGTGGCGGGTTCCTTGAGTATGACTTCGGTGAAGATTATGTAA
- the kdsB gene encoding 3-deoxy-manno-octulosonate cytidylyltransferase: MKIIAVIPARYASTRFHAKLMEDLGGKTVILRTYEAAKKSNLFDDVFVVTDSDLIFKEITSNGGKAIMSIKEHESGSDRIAEAVENMDVDIVVNVQGDEPFIDTAALEKLIEVYKNDTEKKVDLASLMCEIKDEADINNPNNVKVVVNQNGFALYFSRSIIPYPREANVGVRYMKHIGIYAFRKQALMDFYNLPMKSLEASEKLEQLRYLEFGKSIKMVETSHIGIGIDTKEDLEKARKLM; the protein is encoded by the coding sequence ATGAAAATAATAGCAGTCATTCCCGCACGTTACGCCTCAACTCGATTTCACGCCAAATTAATGGAAGATTTGGGTGGCAAAACCGTGATTTTAAGAACCTATGAAGCCGCCAAAAAGTCCAATCTTTTTGACGATGTTTTCGTGGTTACTGATTCCGATTTGATTTTTAAAGAAATAACTTCCAATGGGGGCAAAGCCATAATGAGCATCAAGGAACACGAATCCGGAAGCGACCGAATTGCCGAAGCCGTAGAAAATATGGATGTGGATATTGTGGTCAACGTGCAAGGCGACGAACCTTTTATCGACACGGCAGCTTTGGAAAAACTAATTGAAGTTTATAAAAACGACACCGAAAAGAAAGTGGATTTGGCTTCCTTGATGTGTGAAATAAAAGACGAAGCTGACATCAACAATCCCAACAACGTGAAAGTGGTCGTGAACCAAAATGGTTTTGCGTTGTATTTTTCGCGATCCATAATTCCGTATCCAAGAGAAGCAAATGTGGGGGTTCGTTACATGAAACATATCGGGATTTACGCTTTCCGCAAACAAGCCTTGATGGATTTCTACAATCTGCCGATGAAATCATTGGAAGCGTCCGAAAAATTGGAGCAATTGCGCTATCTGGAATTTGGAAAAAGCATCAAAATGGTTGAAACTTCCCATATCGGTATTGGCATTGACACCAAAGAAGACTTGGAAAAAGCGAGAAAATTGATGTAA
- a CDS encoding M16 family metallopeptidase, with product MKKIIFHLALLLVFTSQAQIKADDVKTFTLNNGMKFLVVEDFSIPNANMYFFYKVGSRNEYQGITGLSHFFEHMMFNGAKKYGPKQFDRTMEFNGGANNAYTTENVTVYTDWFPAASAEIIFDLEGDRISSLSIDPKMVESERGVVLSERRTGIENSPWRPLSEGLQATAFQEHPYHWPVIGYEDDMKNWTQQDLERYFKTYYAPNNCVVVVSGALKLEKVKELAKKYFEPIPAQPAPPKVHIVEPAQTGERRITIKKEVETPYMMIGYKTPESKNEDYYALNILSSILSSGNSSRLYSTLVDQKELATQVGTDYGDTFDPFLFNFYLVANQDVKETDLEQAVYAEIEKIKKDGITEKELQKIKNQKLMEFYNQVETINGKSNNIGTYEVFFGDYRKMFDAPANYNKVTVADVQRVAQKYLTKSNRTVAVLKTNVEE from the coding sequence ATGAAGAAAATAATTTTCCATCTGGCACTTTTGCTGGTCTTTACTAGTCAGGCACAAATAAAAGCCGATGATGTAAAAACGTTTACGCTCAACAACGGAATGAAATTTTTGGTTGTTGAAGATTTCTCCATTCCCAACGCCAATATGTACTTTTTTTACAAAGTGGGAAGCCGAAATGAATACCAAGGAATCACGGGACTTTCCCATTTTTTTGAACACATGATGTTCAACGGAGCCAAAAAATACGGTCCAAAACAATTTGACCGCACGATGGAATTCAATGGAGGAGCCAATAATGCCTACACCACCGAAAATGTTACGGTTTACACCGATTGGTTTCCCGCTGCTTCTGCAGAAATTATTTTTGACCTCGAAGGAGATCGAATTTCCAGCTTGAGCATTGATCCAAAAATGGTCGAAAGCGAAAGAGGAGTGGTGTTGAGTGAGCGTCGCACCGGTATTGAAAATTCCCCTTGGAGACCTTTGTCCGAGGGTTTGCAGGCAACCGCTTTTCAAGAACATCCGTATCATTGGCCAGTTATTGGTTATGAGGACGACATGAAAAACTGGACGCAACAAGATTTGGAGCGTTATTTCAAAACCTATTATGCGCCAAACAATTGTGTGGTGGTGGTTTCAGGTGCCTTGAAATTGGAAAAAGTAAAGGAACTGGCCAAGAAATATTTCGAACCGATTCCAGCTCAACCAGCTCCGCCCAAAGTGCATATCGTAGAACCAGCCCAAACCGGAGAACGAAGAATCACTATCAAGAAAGAAGTGGAAACACCTTATATGATGATTGGATATAAAACCCCGGAATCCAAGAATGAAGATTATTATGCCTTGAATATCCTGAGCTCTATTCTTTCAAGTGGAAATTCGTCTCGATTGTATTCGACACTCGTGGATCAAAAAGAATTGGCTACCCAAGTGGGCACTGATTATGGAGATACTTTCGACCCTTTTCTTTTTAATTTTTATCTTGTCGCCAACCAAGATGTGAAAGAAACCGATTTGGAACAAGCAGTTTATGCCGAGATTGAAAAAATTAAAAAGGACGGCATCACCGAGAAGGAACTTCAAAAAATAAAAAACCAGAAACTAATGGAGTTTTACAATCAGGTAGAAACCATTAACGGTAAATCGAACAATATAGGAACCTACGAAGTATTTTTCGGGGATTACAGGAAAATGTTTGACGCTCCAGCTAATTACAACAAAGTCACTGTTGCCGACGTGCAGAGAGTTGCCCAAAAATATTTGACCAAAAGCAACCGAACAGTAGCCGTATTAAAAACCAATGTAGAAGAATAA
- a CDS encoding M16 family metallopeptidase has product MKNIQKLILCLLVITSGNLSAQGFKLPNYTTFKLANGLTVSLMEQHDVPVISVSVVLPGGAIYDYDKAGLASLTAVSLKHGTKNFTKTKLDEELDFLGAEVDTYATKEFAGLSSNFASKDKDKILNIIKEILLNPVFDAGEFEKEKSRLLVSLAQQKESPKSVIGPYFDTLLYGNHVYANVKNGNKETVGKLTVNDVKDFYKTNYKPNEAAICIVGDFKVNEMKATITKLFSGWEKSATKIGNLASKPINFPTESRVLLVNKGDSKETTFYIGAPGVSRNNTDYVAIEVVNTLFGGRFTSMLNDELRVNSGLTYGAGSRFSNLKNGGSFYISTFTASKTVEPAIDKALEVLKNLHTKGIDEKALTSAKNYVKGQFPPDYETTEQLAGLLSQMFWYNFDQSFINNFEKNVDSLDLAKANQIIAKYFPKDKLQFVLIGKSEDIKKIAEKYGKVIEVDISDDIKKMN; this is encoded by the coding sequence ATGAAAAATATTCAAAAACTCATACTGTGTTTACTGGTAATTACTAGTGGTAACTTATCGGCACAAGGATTCAAATTACCCAATTACACGACTTTCAAATTGGCAAACGGTCTTACGGTTTCATTGATGGAGCAACACGATGTGCCTGTTATCAGTGTTTCGGTCGTTCTTCCCGGAGGCGCTATTTATGATTATGATAAAGCAGGATTGGCCTCATTGACGGCTGTTTCGCTCAAACACGGCACCAAAAACTTTACAAAAACAAAGCTAGACGAAGAGTTGGATTTTCTAGGTGCCGAAGTAGATACTTATGCCACAAAAGAATTTGCGGGACTTTCGTCCAATTTTGCATCCAAGGACAAAGACAAAATTTTGAACATCATTAAAGAAATTTTGCTTAATCCAGTTTTTGATGCTGGCGAATTCGAAAAGGAGAAAAGCAGGTTGTTGGTTTCATTGGCACAACAAAAAGAAAGTCCAAAATCCGTAATAGGTCCTTATTTTGATACCTTATTGTATGGGAATCATGTTTATGCCAATGTTAAAAATGGAAACAAGGAAACCGTTGGCAAATTGACTGTAAATGACGTGAAGGATTTTTATAAAACCAATTACAAACCCAATGAGGCAGCCATTTGCATCGTTGGTGATTTCAAGGTTAATGAAATGAAAGCAACGATAACTAAGTTGTTCTCTGGTTGGGAAAAATCGGCTACTAAAATTGGAAATCTGGCTTCAAAACCAATCAATTTTCCAACGGAAAGCAGGGTTTTGTTGGTCAATAAAGGAGATTCTAAGGAAACTACTTTTTATATTGGAGCACCCGGAGTGAGCAGAAACAATACTGATTATGTGGCGATTGAAGTGGTCAATACTCTTTTTGGAGGACGTTTTACTTCAATGTTGAATGATGAACTAAGAGTAAATTCGGGTTTGACGTATGGAGCAGGAAGCCGATTTAGTAATTTGAAAAATGGCGGTTCTTTTTATATTTCCACTTTCACGGCTTCTAAAACAGTGGAACCAGCGATTGACAAAGCTTTGGAAGTATTGAAAAATTTGCATACGAAAGGAATTGATGAAAAAGCATTGACTTCGGCCAAAAATTATGTCAAAGGACAGTTTCCACCGGATTATGAAACCACGGAACAATTGGCCGGCTTGTTGTCGCAAATGTTTTGGTATAATTTTGACCAATCATTCATCAACAATTTCGAAAAAAACGTGGACAGTCTTGACTTGGCAAAAGCCAACCAAATTATCGCCAAATATTTCCCAAAGGACAAATTGCAGTTTGTACTGATAGGCAAATCAGAAGACATCAAGAAAATTGCCGAGAAATATGGCAAGGTCATCGAAGTCGATATAAGTGACGACATCAAAAAAATGAATTAA
- a CDS encoding potassium channel family protein — protein sequence MKSILKKLFLGNLSKVEKPEFNPVQKRIQNINAIWNNNHQNDNGIEKLVRLFLSSSQLLFPGVYIKYLAYLIGYEYRDLALDFYVLLKVIFPLLILMNHWQEFNFVIWLMIYVLLETVLYIPTLIFASDMISKPNSYKRSMLLLFLNYVEIIFSFAVLYSCGNYLNQPFQHWFDAIYFSTINSASIGYGDFYPVTTIGRVLATAQAFLFLFFVVLFMNFFTTKIKAKGYFDNENES from the coding sequence ATGAAATCAATACTAAAAAAACTGTTTTTGGGCAACCTGTCCAAGGTGGAAAAACCCGAATTCAATCCAGTACAAAAACGAATTCAAAACATCAATGCGATTTGGAACAACAACCACCAAAACGACAATGGAATAGAAAAACTGGTTCGCTTGTTTCTTTCTTCCTCCCAATTACTTTTTCCGGGAGTTTACATCAAATATTTGGCTTATTTGATAGGTTATGAATATCGGGATTTGGCCCTGGATTTTTATGTGTTGCTCAAAGTGATATTCCCACTACTGATTTTGATGAATCATTGGCAAGAATTCAACTTTGTTATTTGGTTAATGATTTATGTATTGCTCGAAACCGTTTTGTACATTCCCACATTGATTTTTGCATCGGACATGATTTCAAAACCCAATTCTTATAAAAGGTCGATGCTCCTGCTTTTCTTGAATTATGTGGAAATCATATTTTCGTTTGCCGTTTTGTATTCTTGCGGGAATTATTTGAACCAGCCGTTTCAGCATTGGTTTGACGCCATTTATTTCAGCACCATCAATTCGGCTTCCATAGGTTATGGCGATTTTTACCCAGTGACTACCATAGGAAGGGTTTTGGCCACCGCCCAAGCCTTCTTGTTCTTGTTTTTTGTGGTGCTGTTCATGAACTTCTTCACTACAAAAATAAAAGCCAAAGGTTATTTCGACAATGAAAATGAATCTTGA
- a CDS encoding spermidine synthase yields the protein MFKKLFSYIIPLNIFKQKSTISQTLEVTWTDGELVLDSKNTNYSYGSLQRILRKGLKFIGFERIQTMDKILVLGVAGGSVIKTLVDEIHFEGKITGVEIDKAIIEIANEYFHLDQIQNLEIIIDDAFEFVLKTKEKYDLIIIDVFQDVRMPNFLFEKFFIDRICFLLNSKGFILFNTMVLNDKQKQLNLDFFNAFDATKYTVTKLRKIEELNELIIIES from the coding sequence ATGTTCAAAAAACTGTTCAGTTACATCATTCCGCTCAATATTTTCAAACAAAAATCCACCATCAGTCAAACGCTGGAAGTCACCTGGACAGATGGCGAATTGGTTTTGGACAGTAAAAATACCAACTATTCTTATGGAAGCCTGCAGCGCATTTTGAGAAAAGGCTTGAAATTTATTGGTTTTGAAAGAATCCAGACGATGGACAAGATTCTCGTTCTAGGAGTGGCTGGCGGCAGCGTCATAAAAACTTTGGTTGACGAGATTCATTTTGAAGGAAAAATAACTGGAGTCGAAATTGACAAAGCCATAATCGAGATTGCCAACGAATATTTTCATCTGGACCAAATTCAAAACCTGGAAATTATCATCGATGATGCCTTTGAATTTGTCTTGAAAACCAAGGAAAAATACGACTTGATCATCATCGATGTTTTTCAAGACGTCAGGATGCCCAACTTTCTGTTTGAAAAATTTTTCATCGACAGGATTTGTTTTTTATTAAACTCCAAAGGTTTTATCCTTTTCAACACCATGGTGTTAAATGACAAGCAAAAGCAACTCAATCTGGATTTTTTCAATGCTTTTGACGCTACTAAATACACCGTGACCAAACTGCGAAAAATAGAAGAACTAAACGAGTTGATCATAATAGAAAGCTAA
- a CDS encoding 1-acyl-sn-glycerol-3-phosphate acyltransferase: MKRSFYKFIFFQLMGWKIEGAIDENIKKCVLMVLPHTSWHDFYLGIFTRGITGVEMNYIAKKELFRFPFGYYFRWMGGAPIDRSGSLNKVDSIAKIFDDYEEFRLAIAPEGTRKKVDELKSGFYYIALKANVPIIPVAFDFGRKTISIGTLFYPTGNYEADLKILLQHFEGVYGKNPELGFSAEK; the protein is encoded by the coding sequence ATGAAGAGAAGTTTTTACAAATTTATTTTCTTTCAGCTTATGGGCTGGAAAATTGAAGGCGCCATTGATGAGAATATCAAAAAATGCGTTTTGATGGTTCTTCCCCATACCAGCTGGCATGATTTCTATTTAGGAATATTTACCAGAGGGATTACTGGAGTTGAAATGAATTATATAGCAAAAAAGGAGTTGTTCCGTTTTCCATTCGGATATTATTTCCGCTGGATGGGTGGTGCTCCAATAGATCGTTCGGGAAGTTTGAACAAGGTGGATAGCATTGCAAAAATATTTGATGATTACGAAGAATTTAGATTGGCTATTGCGCCGGAAGGCACCAGAAAAAAAGTCGACGAACTGAAATCAGGTTTTTATTATATTGCCTTAAAAGCAAATGTTCCAATTATTCCGGTAGCATTTGATTTTGGAAGAAAAACGATAAGCATTGGAACCCTATTTTATCCCACGGGAAATTATGAAGCCGATTTGAAAATTTTACTGCAGCACTTCGAAGGTGTGTATGGAAAAAATCCTGAACTAGGTTTTAGTGC